CAGGCACACAGACGGGCACGGAGACAGGACGGGGCCGGGACgggcgagcgagagagaggacgTGCCCGTCTTCACGCCAGCGTTGACTTCTGGGTAACGCTGAGAACCCCACTGACAGCTACCACAGGAAATGGGTAattagaaggggggggggggggtcatccaGAACCAAATCTGGCACTGTTCTGCTGAGAAAGGTCAAACGCAGGCGGAGAGGAAGACTGCAACATGACTCAGAGGAATGTGTGCTGACCCCAGTATTAATTCAGCTGCCACAGGCACTGGGGCTTCACCAACTGGGCAgaaaatcataatcataataataatcataatcatcaccatcatcataataataataataataataatacgttttgaaaagtttttaattgaaaaaagcGGCAGTCACCGTGGAGTGTTGTAATAGATAGATGATCGAGGAGAATATAACACGGCAGCGTAAATGGTCGCATGTGTTTGGAAAGTTTGAGGGGAAGAAAGGACTTGCTATGAATAGCTGCCATTGTTCTTATCAATTGActgtgtgaatggtgtgcggTGCACTCCGCCAGACTGCTACAGTAAGGCatcacaaaacaaattaaaatgaaatgcattaacTGACTGGAAAATACAGCATTACATCATTGCATCATTATCTTCATCTTCTAGAAATCCTAGTTTTAGCTttagtgggggaaaaaagtgaatgaaaatgaCGGATCATTGTGGAGAAGAGCAGAATATCCTTTGTCGGGCTTATTGACTTAGtccaagagaaaagaaaaacggcTATGGGATAACTAGAGGCTATTCccaatacacactcactcactcactcacacacacacacacacagcaagagagaaagagcgagagagagagaccccttcccccccaccgcccccttttttctttttcttttttttttgggaaacaGTGTTGTCGTCACTTACCAATGTTGTGTTTTCCCACAAAGCGAAGTGCCGGTACTGTCTGTTCCAACGTAAATATTGACGTTTACATGTTCATTCAAATAAGCCCCTGACCGGATCTACGCAAACCAATCAGAAGACATCGAATCATGACACCTTCTTTTAAGAAATAATTTATATTACCGATGCGTCAAACATTAACATACATCGGAGGTCAAGCGACCGTATAAATACCGCCGCGCACTGAATGAAGTTAGTCATCCTCCAACAGCAGTAACTTCGCGAGATACCAAGAAACAACTTCTGActtgataatttttttttcttaactaTTCGTTTGTGATGAGTGGATTATTTATGAAATACTTCTGGGAGGTGGCAGCCTTTTCTGTCCTTCTGGCCCCGGCACTGTGTTCGCCCTTGCTGGCACAAGAGCCAATTCGCTGTGCCCCTTGCACGCCAGAGAGGCTGCTGGAATGCCCGGCGGTCGCGCCGGAATGTGAGGAGGTTCTCCGGGAACCGGGTTGCGGGTGCTGCCTCGCCTGCGCTCTGAAGAGCGGGGACTCCTGCGGAATCTACACGGCGCACTGTGGGACCGGCTTGCGCTGCACACCGAGACCCGGGGACGCCCGGCCCCTTCATTCACTTACCCGGGGGCAAGCTATCTGTGTGGAAGTCTCCGAGGCTCAGCAAAGCCAAGCACCTCAAAGTCCAGGTATCAtcaccgtaaaaaaaaaaatgaaataacgaAAAAGTAATGTTTATATGACAttgttatataatttttttcaaatgtttcgtTTTGTAAAATCCCGTTTCATGGGTCGCGTTTAATTGTATTCAAGATTATGTTACCAAGTTTCGGCATTTAGATATTATAAACGTAGGCTAGTATAAATCCCGGCATTTATTCTGCATGGattgaaactattaaaaaaaagaaaaattatatatatatatatatatatatatatatatataaactgaAGCTACATTGATGAATTAGCCTACCTGATATAAATACTGAATACGTTCACTCAGCTCATTTtgacacattctctctccctcgtccATGCAGACCAGGGTGAGTTAGACGCAGAAACCAGGAACGGCGCCGCCACACCTGACCAAGTACCAATCTACCTCCCCGGAAATAACAAGCCCTTCGATCCAAAGGCTGCCGCGGATGCGCAGGACAGCATGAAAGCCAGATTCAACGCCATCCGCAAGAAACTCGTGGAGCCGGTAAGCACTCAAAAAATTCATGTCACTTAATGTCATTGCCCCGctggcaagagagagagaaaaggcagaaaagCTGCTAATACTTGGACTGCGAGATTAAACGTTAACCACAGGGGGGAGCCCCCGTGCTAACAAAAATCTGAATGAGTTCGGTTGGAATTACAGGACGCCACGTAGAGAAAAATgcgttttttaattttttttaaacattttttattattaatgaccGACTGCCGAAGATTTCTTTTTACTAGTCTACGCGTGTGATGagaatacagtatgtgaataGCAGAGTTTAATATTTCCCAAAGAACCTTCGCTGTATCTTGCAGTAACAAATATGAGGTCTATATGGTCCAGCGGAGAGCGTTATTATAAGTGAGGGGTTTATGCACCATGTAAATAGTCCAAATCTGTCTTGCGAGGCTGTGGGGTTGTGTTGATTGTGGCGcatttcagtgtgaaatgagCCAGGCTGTAACTCCCTCCGTGTTTGTCCACAGGGCCCCTGTCACGTCGAGCTGCAGAGAGCTTTGGAGAAGATAGCCAAATCGCAGCAGAAGCCAGGAGACAAGCTAACCAAATTCTACCTGCCCAACTGCGACAAGCTCGGTTTCTACAAGGCCAAACAGGTGAGGGCGTCAGAATGCCATCGCTGTGGCGACCGTAACTCTGCCGTCACTGTGACAAGATCTCACCCGCACGCGCTCACATTAATCCAGCCCGaccctccacacaccccccctacccccacaccccaaccCTCCTAATCC
The sequence above is a segment of the Conger conger chromosome 4, fConCon1.1, whole genome shotgun sequence genome. Coding sequences within it:
- the igfbp1a gene encoding insulin-like growth factor-binding protein 1a; this translates as MSGLFMKYFWEVAAFSVLLAPALCSPLLAQEPIRCAPCTPERLLECPAVAPECEEVLREPGCGCCLACALKSGDSCGIYTAHCGTGLRCTPRPGDARPLHSLTRGQAICVEVSEAQQSQAPQSPDQGELDAETRNGAATPDQVPIYLPGNNKPFDPKAAADAQDSMKARFNAIRKKLVEPGPCHVELQRALEKIAKSQQKPGDKLTKFYLPNCDKLGFYKAKQCESSLEGQRGRCWCVSSWNGKRILGSSDLTGDSECQQELTH